Proteins encoded together in one Canis aureus isolate CA01 chromosome 21, VMU_Caureus_v.1.0, whole genome shotgun sequence window:
- the CLCF1 gene encoding cardiotrophin-like cytokine factor 1 isoform X2 translates to MDLRAGDSWGMLACLCAVLWHLPAVPALNRTGDPGPGPSIQKTYDLTRYLEHQLRSLAGTYLNYLGPPFNEPDFNPPRLGAETLPRATVNLDVWRSLNDKLRLTQNYEAYSHLLCYLRGLNRQAATAELRRSLAHFCTSLQGLLGSIAGVMAALGYPLPQPLPGTEPTWAPGPAHSDFLQKMDDFWLLKELQTWLWRSAKDFNRLKKKMQPPAAAVTLHLEAHGF, encoded by the exons GGGACTCGTGGGGGATGCTAGCTTGCCTGTGTGCTGTGCTTTGGCACCTCCCTGCAGTGCCAGCCCTCAATCGCACTGGGGACCCAGGGCCTGGCCCCTCCATCCAGAAAACCTACGACCTCACCCGCTACCTGGAGCACCAACTCCGCAGTTTGGCTGGGACCTAC CTGAACTACCTGGGCCCCCCTTTCAACGAGCCTGACTTCAACCCACCTCGGCTGGGGGCAGAGACTCTGCCCAGGGCCACGGTCAACTTGGATGTGTGGCGAAGCCTCAACGACAAACTGCGGCTGACCCAGAACTATGAGGCCTACAGCCACCTGCTGTGCTACTTGCGCGGCCTCAACCGCCAGGCCGCCACGGCTGAGCTGCGCCGCAGCCTGGCCCACTTCTGCACCAGCCTCCAGGGCCTGCTGGGCAGCATCGCGGGCGTCATGGCGGCTCTGGGCTACccgctgccccagcccctgccaggaACTGAGCCCACCTGGGCCCCCGGCCCTGCCCACAGCGACTTCCTCCAGAAGATGGATGACTTCTGGCTGCTGAAGGAGCTGCAGACCTGGCTGTGGCGCTCAGCCAAGGACTTCAACCGGCTCAAGAAGAAGATGCAGCCCCCTGCGGCTGCAGTGACCCTGCATCTGGAGGCCCACGGCTTCTGA
- the CLCF1 gene encoding cardiotrophin-like cytokine factor 1 isoform X3: MLACLCAVLWHLPAVPALNRTGDPGPGPSIQKTYDLTRYLEHQLRSLAGTYLNYLGPPFNEPDFNPPRLGAETLPRATVNLDVWRSLNDKLRLTQNYEAYSHLLCYLRGLNRQAATAELRRSLAHFCTSLQGLLGSIAGVMAALGYPLPQPLPGTEPTWAPGPAHSDFLQKMDDFWLLKELQTWLWRSAKDFNRLKKKMQPPAAAVTLHLEAHGF; this comes from the exons ATGCTAGCTTGCCTGTGTGCTGTGCTTTGGCACCTCCCTGCAGTGCCAGCCCTCAATCGCACTGGGGACCCAGGGCCTGGCCCCTCCATCCAGAAAACCTACGACCTCACCCGCTACCTGGAGCACCAACTCCGCAGTTTGGCTGGGACCTAC CTGAACTACCTGGGCCCCCCTTTCAACGAGCCTGACTTCAACCCACCTCGGCTGGGGGCAGAGACTCTGCCCAGGGCCACGGTCAACTTGGATGTGTGGCGAAGCCTCAACGACAAACTGCGGCTGACCCAGAACTATGAGGCCTACAGCCACCTGCTGTGCTACTTGCGCGGCCTCAACCGCCAGGCCGCCACGGCTGAGCTGCGCCGCAGCCTGGCCCACTTCTGCACCAGCCTCCAGGGCCTGCTGGGCAGCATCGCGGGCGTCATGGCGGCTCTGGGCTACccgctgccccagcccctgccaggaACTGAGCCCACCTGGGCCCCCGGCCCTGCCCACAGCGACTTCCTCCAGAAGATGGATGACTTCTGGCTGCTGAAGGAGCTGCAGACCTGGCTGTGGCGCTCAGCCAAGGACTTCAACCGGCTCAAGAAGAAGATGCAGCCCCCTGCGGCTGCAGTGACCCTGCATCTGGAGGCCCACGGCTTCTGA
- the CLCF1 gene encoding cardiotrophin-like cytokine factor 1 isoform X1: MLPAAGELAAGDSWGMLACLCAVLWHLPAVPALNRTGDPGPGPSIQKTYDLTRYLEHQLRSLAGTYLNYLGPPFNEPDFNPPRLGAETLPRATVNLDVWRSLNDKLRLTQNYEAYSHLLCYLRGLNRQAATAELRRSLAHFCTSLQGLLGSIAGVMAALGYPLPQPLPGTEPTWAPGPAHSDFLQKMDDFWLLKELQTWLWRSAKDFNRLKKKMQPPAAAVTLHLEAHGF, translated from the exons GGGACTCGTGGGGGATGCTAGCTTGCCTGTGTGCTGTGCTTTGGCACCTCCCTGCAGTGCCAGCCCTCAATCGCACTGGGGACCCAGGGCCTGGCCCCTCCATCCAGAAAACCTACGACCTCACCCGCTACCTGGAGCACCAACTCCGCAGTTTGGCTGGGACCTAC CTGAACTACCTGGGCCCCCCTTTCAACGAGCCTGACTTCAACCCACCTCGGCTGGGGGCAGAGACTCTGCCCAGGGCCACGGTCAACTTGGATGTGTGGCGAAGCCTCAACGACAAACTGCGGCTGACCCAGAACTATGAGGCCTACAGCCACCTGCTGTGCTACTTGCGCGGCCTCAACCGCCAGGCCGCCACGGCTGAGCTGCGCCGCAGCCTGGCCCACTTCTGCACCAGCCTCCAGGGCCTGCTGGGCAGCATCGCGGGCGTCATGGCGGCTCTGGGCTACccgctgccccagcccctgccaggaACTGAGCCCACCTGGGCCCCCGGCCCTGCCCACAGCGACTTCCTCCAGAAGATGGATGACTTCTGGCTGCTGAAGGAGCTGCAGACCTGGCTGTGGCGCTCAGCCAAGGACTTCAACCGGCTCAAGAAGAAGATGCAGCCCCCTGCGGCTGCAGTGACCCTGCATCTGGAGGCCCACGGCTTCTGA